A genomic window from Terrisporobacter glycolicus ATCC 14880 = DSM 1288 includes:
- a CDS encoding radical SAM protein, which translates to MKIKRLLVINVPIKNCNLSCEYCYISALNESKKGCAKFNYSPEYVGKCLSEERLGGTCIVNLTGGGETLIPKEMPQYIYQILKQGHYLEVVTNGTLTNRFDEIAQFPKELLERLEFKFSFHYLELKERGWFDKFFENVKKMRDSGCSFTIELMPYDKLIPEITNIIGLCQRELGATCQITVGRNDLKKDKDLLTTLTREEYEKTWSVFNSDMFNFKLDIFKKKVTDFCYAGLCSLYVDLGTGSAKPCYGQLSNQNIFENIHKKIIFEPVGKHCRQPYCYNGHAFLSLGVVPNFKAPTYSDIRNRTCQDGTEWLKPSVKEAFSQKLIDENDEWTNMKKVCYELAYPIKFLKTAIYDWKEIYEKVLKRR; encoded by the coding sequence ATGAAAATAAAAAGATTATTGGTAATTAATGTTCCAATTAAGAATTGTAATCTGAGTTGTGAATATTGTTATATTTCGGCACTTAATGAAAGTAAAAAGGGTTGTGCAAAATTTAATTATTCTCCAGAATATGTTGGGAAGTGTTTGTCTGAAGAAAGACTTGGAGGAACCTGTATTGTTAATCTCACGGGTGGAGGAGAAACATTAATTCCAAAAGAAATGCCCCAATATATTTATCAGATATTGAAACAGGGGCATTATTTAGAAGTCGTAACGAATGGAACGCTTACAAATAGATTTGATGAAATAGCACAGTTTCCTAAAGAACTGTTAGAGCGGCTAGAATTTAAGTTTTCATTTCATTACTTGGAATTAAAGGAAAGAGGATGGTTCGATAAATTTTTTGAAAATGTAAAGAAGATGCGAGACAGCGGTTGTTCATTTACTATAGAACTTATGCCATATGATAAACTAATTCCAGAAATCACAAATATAATTGGTTTGTGCCAAAGAGAATTAGGTGCAACATGTCAGATAACTGTTGGTAGAAATGATTTAAAAAAAGATAAAGATTTATTAACTACCTTGACGAGAGAGGAATATGAAAAAACATGGTCAGTTTTTAACTCCGATATGTTTAATTTTAAACTTGATATTTTTAAGAAAAAAGTGACAGATTTCTGTTATGCGGGACTGTGTAGTTTATATGTTGATTTAGGAACTGGCTCTGCGAAGCCATGTTATGGGCAATTGAGTAATCAAAATATTTTTGAAAATATTCATAAAAAGATAATATTTGAACCAGTTGGAAAGCACTGTAGACAACCATATTGTTATAATGGACATGCATTTCTATCGCTAGGTGTTGTTCCAAATTTTAAAGCACCAACATATTCTGACATAAGGAACAGAACTTGTCAGGATGGAACAGAATGGTTGAAACCTAGTGTAAAAGAAGCTTTTTCTCAAAAACTTATTGATGAAAACGATGAATGGACAAATATGAAAAAAGTATGCTATGAATTAGCATATCCAATAAAATTTTTAAAAACAGCAATTTATGACTGGAAAGAAATATATGAAAAAGTTCTGAAAAGAAGATAG
- a CDS encoding DegT/DnrJ/EryC1/StrS aminotransferase family protein, protein MKLKRGEIIQMENINSILTKRNIPFSPPDITDVEINEVVDALKSGWITTGPKTKKLEKMIAERCHTSNAVCLNSNTACAEMTFHILGIKPGDEVIVPAYTYTASASVIDHVGAKIVMIDCEPGKFTMDYEKLENAITEKTKVIIPVDIFGVPCDYDRIYKIVERKKDLFTPTDNEIQKAINRVIIMADGAHSFGAYYKGEPVGSSADFTNFSFHAVKNMTTAEGGAVVWRDIPGINNEELYHKYMLLSLHGQNKDALAKTKLGAWEYDIVAPLYKCNMTDVHAAIGLGQIRRYDAILERKKVMVEKMDEAFKELTLKSVAHYTDEFQSSGHLYILRLFDQKGNAVTSEVRNDFIEKMVELGVATNVHYKPLPMHTAYKNRGFDIKDYPNAYEQFKNEVTLPLHTCLSDEDVDYIIEMVKRVSGELLC, encoded by the coding sequence ATGAAGTTAAAAAGAGGAGAGATAATACAAATGGAGAATATAAATAGCATTTTAACTAAAAGAAATATTCCTTTTAGTCCGCCTGATATCACAGATGTGGAAATCAATGAAGTAGTGGATGCATTAAAATCTGGATGGATAACCACTGGACCAAAAACAAAAAAATTGGAGAAAATGATTGCAGAACGTTGTCATACATCTAATGCAGTCTGCTTGAATTCTAATACTGCATGTGCGGAAATGACATTTCACATCTTAGGAATAAAGCCTGGTGATGAAGTTATTGTTCCAGCTTATACATACACCGCTTCAGCTTCCGTTATTGACCATGTGGGTGCTAAAATCGTAATGATTGATTGTGAGCCAGGAAAGTTCACAATGGATTACGAAAAATTGGAAAATGCTATTACAGAGAAAACAAAAGTGATTATTCCTGTAGATATATTTGGTGTGCCATGCGATTATGATAGAATATATAAAATTGTAGAAAGAAAAAAAGACCTGTTTACTCCTACCGATAATGAAATCCAGAAAGCAATTAATAGAGTAATTATAATGGCAGATGGTGCACATTCTTTTGGGGCTTATTATAAAGGAGAGCCAGTTGGATCATCTGCAGATTTTACAAACTTTAGCTTTCATGCTGTAAAAAACATGACAACAGCAGAGGGCGGTGCAGTTGTTTGGAGAGATATTCCAGGTATTAATAATGAAGAATTGTATCATAAATATATGCTTCTTAGTCTGCATGGACAAAACAAAGATGCGCTTGCTAAGACAAAATTAGGGGCGTGGGAATATGATATAGTTGCACCTTTGTATAAATGTAATATGACGGATGTTCATGCTGCGATTGGCTTAGGACAAATTAGAAGATATGACGCTATACTTGAGCGTAAAAAAGTAATGGTGGAAAAGATGGATGAAGCATTTAAGGAACTTACTTTAAAGTCAGTTGCTCATTATACAGATGAGTTCCAAAGCTCAGGTCATTTATATATACTTCGCTTATTTGATCAGAAAGGAAATGCAGTTACTTCAGAAGTTAGAAATGATTTTATTGAAAAAATGGTAGAATTAGGTGTTGCAACGAATGTCCATTATAAACCACTACCAATGCATACTGCATACAAAAATCGTGGCTTCGATATAAAAGATTATCCAAATGCGTATGAGCAGTTCAAAAATGAAGTTACTTTACCACTTCATACCTGTCTGAGTGATGAAGATGTTGATTATATCATTGAGATGGTGAAGAGAGTTTCAGGAGAACTATTATGCTAA
- a CDS encoding polysaccharide biosynthesis protein — MDVRTTNPQGQNTIKRLLDTYIIRQSILVGADLCFILISFLLSMMLTGSKGSYDISNIIIPVGIYMILHITVFTLAGCYSSLWRYAGVEEAISIVAASLTYIIPCALLHRIAGYNYTLLFYTVNTIFIIASTGGFRLVYRTGRKLGKMNCGKCDVSNVLLVGAGTAGHVVINEIKDNPQMKKKVIGILDDDKNKVGRKIHNIKILGTTDDVSKIVDEKHVDEIIITMANITKEDKKRVIEKCQKTKCKLKTLPGIYEIIDGKVDIKKIRDVDIEDLLGREPIITNLKKISNYVENKVVLVTGGGGSIGSELCRQLATFNPKHLIILDNYENNAYSIQQELTRKYGNKLNLSTIIASIREEVRMEEIFKTYKPEVVFHAAAHKHVPLMENSPSEAIKNNIFGTYKVANLANKYDVKRFVLISTDKAVNPTNIMGATKRAAEMIIQTLNEKSKTEYVAVRFGNVLGSNGSVIPLFKKQIAEGGPVTITHPDIIRYFMTIPEAVGLVIQAGSMAKGGEIFILDMGDPVKIVDLANNLIRLSGFEPDVDIKIEYTGLRPGEKLYEELLMSEEGLTNTDNKKIFIGKPVDFDLDKVKMYLDMLKRIVDNEEVELIDDAMREFVTTYIRPEDVNEKKVI, encoded by the coding sequence ATGGATGTAAGAACAACTAATCCTCAAGGACAAAATACTATAAAAAGATTATTAGATACATATATAATAAGACAAAGCATTTTAGTAGGTGCAGATTTATGTTTTATACTGATATCATTCTTATTATCAATGATGCTTACAGGAAGTAAAGGAAGTTATGACATAAGCAATATTATTATTCCAGTGGGAATCTATATGATTTTACATATTACGGTATTTACTTTAGCAGGATGCTATAGTAGCTTGTGGAGATATGCTGGCGTAGAGGAAGCGATATCTATAGTAGCAGCAAGCTTAACATATATTATACCGTGTGCTTTACTTCATAGAATAGCAGGATATAATTATACTCTTTTATTTTATACAGTAAATACAATATTTATAATAGCATCTACTGGAGGATTTAGACTAGTTTACCGTACAGGAAGAAAGCTTGGGAAAATGAATTGTGGTAAATGTGATGTTTCAAATGTGCTTTTAGTTGGTGCAGGAACAGCGGGCCATGTGGTAATAAATGAAATAAAAGATAATCCTCAAATGAAAAAAAAGGTGATTGGAATATTAGATGATGATAAAAATAAAGTGGGAAGAAAAATCCACAATATTAAAATATTAGGAACTACAGATGATGTATCAAAGATAGTAGATGAAAAACATGTAGATGAAATTATAATAACCATGGCAAATATAACTAAAGAAGATAAAAAAAGAGTTATAGAAAAATGTCAGAAAACAAAATGTAAATTAAAAACACTACCAGGGATATATGAAATTATAGATGGTAAAGTAGATATAAAAAAAATTAGAGACGTGGATATAGAAGATTTATTAGGAAGAGAGCCAATTATAACAAATCTTAAAAAAATCAGCAATTATGTGGAAAATAAAGTAGTATTAGTAACAGGTGGAGGAGGATCTATAGGAAGTGAGTTATGTAGACAATTAGCTACTTTCAATCCAAAACACTTGATAATACTGGACAACTACGAAAATAATGCTTATTCAATACAACAAGAACTTACAAGGAAATATGGAAACAAATTGAATCTAAGCACTATTATAGCATCCATAAGAGAAGAAGTAAGAATGGAAGAAATATTTAAAACCTATAAACCAGAAGTAGTATTTCATGCTGCTGCTCATAAACACGTTCCACTTATGGAAAATAGCCCAAGTGAGGCTATTAAAAATAACATATTCGGAACATACAAGGTGGCAAATTTGGCAAACAAATATGACGTTAAAAGATTTGTACTTATATCTACAGATAAGGCAGTTAATCCAACAAATATAATGGGAGCAACTAAGAGAGCAGCGGAGATGATAATACAAACTCTTAATGAAAAAAGTAAAACTGAGTATGTGGCTGTACGTTTTGGAAATGTACTAGGAAGTAATGGTAGTGTAATACCTTTATTTAAAAAGCAAATTGCAGAAGGTGGGCCAGTGACTATTACTCATCCAGATATTATAAGATATTTTATGACCATTCCGGAGGCTGTGGGGCTTGTTATTCAAGCTGGTTCTATGGCTAAGGGAGGAGAGATATTCATATTAGATATGGGTGATCCTGTGAAAATAGTTGACTTAGCAAATAACTTAATAAGACTTAGTGGATTTGAACCTGATGTGGATATTAAAATTGAGTACACAGGACTTAGACCAGGTGAGAAGTTATATGAAGAGCTTCTTATGAGTGAAGAGGGGTTAACTAATACGGATAATAAAAAGATTTTTATTGGCAAGCCTGTGGATTTTGATTTGGACAAGGTAAAAATGTATTTGGATATGTTAAAGAGGATTGTTGACAATGAAGAGGTTGAATTGATAGATGATGCGATGAGAGAATTTGTAACTACTTATATTAGACCGGAAGATGTTAATGAGAAAAAAGTAATATAG
- a CDS encoding YveK family protein, with the protein MEETIDLREYFFILKKKMWIIVLSAVICGVISGLASFYVLAPVYEANTTLIVNKEMENETTQMTTSDDLNFVQKLALTYGEIIKSRSVITSAINKLNLDMTYEELSKEVSVTNIENTQIIKISVKNKNPKVAATICNTIPEIFSTEVQRIVKASGTEVIDKAAVPEKPIKPNKIINILIATVLGGMVSVFVVFLRESLNTKIKEPKDIEDKLGLPVFGIIPKF; encoded by the coding sequence ATGGAAGAAACAATTGATTTAAGGGAGTATTTCTTTATACTAAAGAAAAAAATGTGGATAATAGTACTTTCTGCAGTAATTTGTGGAGTAATAAGTGGATTAGCTAGTTTTTATGTATTAGCTCCTGTCTATGAAGCAAACACTACTCTAATAGTTAACAAAGAGATGGAAAATGAAACTACGCAGATGACAACAAGTGACGATTTAAACTTTGTACAAAAGTTAGCATTGACTTATGGGGAGATAATCAAATCTAGATCAGTTATCACATCAGCTATAAATAAGTTGAATTTAGACATGACTTATGAAGAACTTTCAAAAGAAGTTTCAGTTACTAATATTGAAAATACACAAATTATAAAAATATCTGTAAAAAATAAAAATCCAAAAGTGGCGGCAACAATTTGTAACACTATCCCAGAAATATTCTCTACAGAGGTACAAAGAATAGTAAAGGCAAGTGGAACAGAGGTGATAGATAAAGCAGCAGTACCAGAAAAACCAATAAAACCAAATAAAATAATTAATATACTTATAGCAACTGTGTTAGGAGGAATGGTTAGCGTATTTGTTGTTTTCTTGAGAGAATCGTTAAACACAAAAATAAAAGAACCAAAAGACATAGAAGATAAATTGGGATTACCAGTTTTTGGTATAATTCCTAAGTTTTAA
- a CDS encoding polysaccharide pyruvyl transferase family protein gives MNIVKEYVKLQLADRNWNCKLKKMNACNKAKAILIGTPSHGNLGDHAIAEEEKNFLNVYFPEYELFEILMPMYHVCKRKIKETVRPGDIIFISGGGWMGNLWIHNENVIRDVISSYPDNQVVIFPQTIFYSDDENGKMECEKTAKIISGHSNLFLFLRDEKSYSYAKQHFLRNSSISISLYPDIVLYGSLTLENINQIEQKDIVNVCLRKDCESILNSHDNVINTIKKYYRVREISTVVPRKISLKNRTREIMLCWKEFAEARLTVTDRLHGMLFSVLNGTPCIALDNKTGKVFGVFSWIREQNMVFCVSSVEEIDSIIKHEIDENKKTYDRKKLGHEFENMSKEIRKGITYYENKKIIGN, from the coding sequence ATGAATATAGTAAAAGAGTACGTAAAACTTCAATTAGCAGATAGGAATTGGAATTGTAAACTTAAAAAAATGAATGCATGTAATAAAGCAAAGGCAATATTGATTGGAACACCAAGTCACGGAAATTTAGGAGATCATGCAATAGCAGAAGAAGAAAAAAATTTTTTAAATGTATATTTTCCTGAATATGAATTATTTGAAATATTAATGCCTATGTACCATGTGTGTAAGCGCAAAATAAAAGAAACTGTACGACCAGGAGATATTATTTTTATATCAGGTGGCGGATGGATGGGTAATTTGTGGATACATAATGAAAATGTTATACGAGATGTAATTAGTTCATATCCAGATAATCAAGTAGTTATTTTTCCTCAAACTATTTTTTATTCGGATGATGAGAATGGTAAAATGGAATGTGAAAAAACAGCGAAGATAATAAGTGGTCATTCTAATTTATTTTTGTTTTTAAGGGACGAAAAATCTTATTCATATGCAAAACAACATTTTTTAAGAAACTCTAGTATTAGTATTTCTTTGTATCCTGATATAGTATTATATGGTTCATTAACATTGGAAAATATTAATCAAATTGAACAAAAAGATATTGTAAATGTATGTTTAAGAAAAGATTGTGAATCAATTTTAAACTCACATGATAATGTAATAAATACGATTAAAAAGTATTACAGAGTAAGGGAAATCTCTACAGTTGTACCTAGAAAAATTTCGTTGAAAAATAGAACTAGGGAAATTATGTTATGTTGGAAAGAATTTGCGGAAGCAAGATTAACGGTAACAGATAGATTACATGGAATGTTGTTTTCTGTACTTAATGGGACACCTTGTATTGCATTAGATAATAAAACAGGAAAAGTATTTGGAGTATTTTCATGGATACGAGAACAAAATATGGTTTTTTGTGTGTCTTCTGTTGAAGAGATAGACTCAATAATAAAACATGAAATAGATGAAAACAAAAAAACATATGATAGAAAAAAATTGGGACATGAATTTGAAAATATGTCAAAGGAAATTAGAAAGGGAATAACATATTATGAAAATAAAAAGATTATTGGTAATTAA
- a CDS encoding sugar transferase: MLRHWDELPKYMQTEEVRFYYDILKNKKVNIFLKRVFDIMVSIIMLVMLSPLMIGLSIAIVIDSEGGVFFRQERITQYGKKFYIHKFRTMVANAESLGSQVTVANDMRVTKIGAKIRKYRLDELPQLIDILQGNMSFVGTRPEVTKYVEKYTPEMMATLLLPAGVTSEASVQYKDEELLLQNSNNADEVYVNEVLPEKMRYNLRSLEKFNFLSELGTMIKTVLAVLG, from the coding sequence ATGCTAAGACACTGGGATGAGCTTCCAAAGTATATGCAGACGGAAGAAGTTCGATTTTATTATGATATTTTAAAAAATAAGAAAGTAAATATTTTTTTGAAACGTGTTTTTGATATTATGGTTTCTATAATAATGTTGGTCATGTTATCACCTTTGATGATTGGCTTATCTATTGCTATTGTAATAGATTCAGAGGGAGGAGTTTTTTTTAGGCAGGAACGTATCACACAATATGGGAAAAAATTTTATATACATAAATTCAGAACAATGGTTGCAAATGCAGAAAGTCTTGGTTCTCAGGTTACAGTTGCCAATGATATGAGGGTTACTAAGATTGGAGCAAAGATTCGTAAATATCGTCTTGATGAATTGCCACAACTGATTGATATATTGCAGGGAAATATGAGTTTTGTAGGAACAAGACCTGAAGTTACTAAGTATGTTGAGAAGTATACGCCTGAGATGATGGCTACTTTGTTACTACCAGCTGGTGTAACATCAGAGGCAAGTGTTCAGTATAAGGATGAAGAATTATTGTTGCAAAATTCTAATAATGCTGATGAAGTGTATGTAAATGAAGTACTTCCAGAAAAGATGAGATATAACTTAAGAAGCTTAGAGAAATTTAATTTTTTAAGTGAATTAGGGACTATGATAAAAACAGTATTAGCGGTATTAGGATAA
- a CDS encoding glycosyltransferase family 2 protein produces MIKKNMISFLVPTLGKREKELMRLFDSLEKQKQYNFEVVVVVQDNYENISKLCKKYKKFFFINVINDDKKGLSKGRNKGKSICKGDIVVLSDDDCWYPEDASIIIAEEFAKNDIDVLLTQIYDKINDVSYKKYSTKETVIKSQFDLLSRSSIEIAFKNRFNDLKFDELFGLGSKYVCCEEVDFLLRLYRCNASIKYLPRVTVFHEKKLKGSNDNAITAKGALYAKHFNLLIALMVCMRDVIKKGENNFRLFFGGYNEYSKRVRKTSISR; encoded by the coding sequence ATGATAAAAAAGAACATGATTTCTTTTTTAGTTCCTACACTAGGAAAAAGAGAAAAAGAACTGATGAGACTATTTGATAGTTTGGAAAAGCAAAAACAATATAATTTTGAAGTTGTTGTTGTTGTACAAGATAATTATGAAAATATATCTAAGTTATGTAAAAAATATAAAAAATTTTTTTTTATTAACGTTATAAATGATGATAAAAAAGGTCTTTCAAAAGGCAGAAACAAAGGCAAATCTATATGTAAAGGAGATATAGTTGTTCTTTCTGATGATGATTGTTGGTATCCAGAAGATGCATCTATTATTATAGCAGAAGAATTTGCTAAAAATGATATAGATGTCTTGTTAACACAGATTTACGATAAGATAAATGATGTTTCATATAAGAAATATTCGACAAAAGAAACAGTAATAAAGTCTCAATTTGACTTATTGTCCAGATCATCAATAGAAATAGCTTTTAAGAATCGATTTAATGATTTAAAATTTGATGAATTGTTTGGGTTAGGTTCAAAATATGTATGTTGTGAAGAAGTTGACTTTTTATTGCGTTTATATAGATGTAATGCTAGTATAAAATATTTACCAAGAGTTACAGTGTTTCACGAAAAGAAGTTAAAAGGAAGTAATGATAATGCAATAACAGCAAAAGGTGCTTTATATGCAAAACATTTTAATTTGCTAATAGCACTTATGGTATGTATGAGAGATGTTATAAAAAAAGGAGAAAATAATTTCAGATTATTTTTTGGAGGGTATAATGAATATAGTAAAAGAGTACGTAAAACTTCAATTAGCAGATAG
- a CDS encoding glycosyltransferase family 2 protein: MKELVSIITPTYNCAEYIAETIESVQNQTYQNWEMIIVDDCSIDNTKDVVQPYIEADSRISYHELKQNSGAAVARTTSMKMAKGDYMAFLDSDDLWYPEKLEKQIAYMKKNNYAFTCTKYEQIDENSELLGKIIKVIPKTNYNRLLLDCPVGNSTVMYDVIKMGKFKVPDIKKRNDDALWLRMLKKEKYIYGMDEVLMKYRVRENSISSNKMQLIKYHWHLYREIEHLGVLRSTFHIVYWCIIKVLKIK, from the coding sequence ATGAAAGAATTAGTATCGATTATAACTCCTACCTATAATTGTGCAGAATATATCGCAGAAACAATTGAATCTGTTCAGAATCAAACCTACCAAAATTGGGAAATGATTATCGTAGATGATTGCTCTATAGATAATACAAAAGATGTGGTTCAGCCATATATAGAGGCTGATTCACGAATTAGTTATCATGAATTGAAGCAAAATTCTGGTGCTGCTGTAGCTAGAACAACATCTATGAAAATGGCAAAAGGTGACTACATGGCATTCCTGGATAGTGATGATTTATGGTATCCTGAAAAGCTAGAAAAACAAATTGCGTATATGAAAAAAAATAATTATGCATTTACTTGTACGAAGTATGAACAAATTGACGAAAATAGTGAGTTGCTAGGGAAAATAATTAAAGTGATTCCAAAAACTAATTATAATCGATTGCTTTTAGATTGTCCAGTCGGGAACTCTACAGTAATGTATGATGTTATTAAGATGGGAAAATTTAAGGTTCCAGACATTAAAAAAAGAAATGATGATGCGCTATGGCTTAGAATGTTAAAAAAGGAAAAATACATCTATGGTATGGATGAAGTTCTAATGAAGTATAGGGTTCGCGAGAATTCTATTTCTAGCAATAAGATGCAATTGATAAAGTATCATTGGCATCTTTATCGAGAAATAGAACATTTGGGTGTATTACGTTCAACGTTTCATATTGTGTATTGGTGCATTATAAAAGTGTTGAAGATAAAATAG
- a CDS encoding CpsD/CapB family tyrosine-protein kinase has translation MGKISDLDPKSPLAEAYRTVRTNISFADIDNNLITIMFTSTKQNEGKSTTICHVAHAFSRLENTKVLVVDLDLRNPSVHKMFGIGNTYGVMDYLKNTRDLEKCINKVEENIHVLTPGAIPPNPTEILSSKKMQNFIKDIESKYDYVFIDAPPVGIVSDGMIISKYTDGVMFVVGANETDINYTKEVIDNMRKSDINIIGSILNKYDMENNAYGYYGYYYQQDDGRSGRGANKKKKRKLFNKKKKMGSVR, from the coding sequence ATGGGAAAAATTTCGGATTTAGATCCAAAATCACCTTTAGCAGAGGCATATAGAACGGTTAGAACTAATATAAGTTTTGCTGATATAGACAATAACTTAATAACTATTATGTTTACAAGTACAAAGCAAAATGAAGGAAAAAGCACAACGATATGTCATGTAGCTCATGCATTTTCTAGGTTGGAAAATACGAAGGTATTAGTTGTAGACTTAGATTTAAGAAATCCAAGTGTTCATAAGATGTTTGGTATAGGAAACACTTATGGTGTTATGGATTATTTGAAAAATACAAGAGATTTGGAAAAATGTATTAACAAAGTAGAAGAAAATATCCATGTATTAACACCAGGTGCTATACCACCTAATCCAACGGAAATTTTATCTTCAAAAAAAATGCAAAATTTTATAAAAGATATTGAAAGTAAATATGATTATGTATTTATAGATGCACCTCCAGTAGGAATTGTATCAGATGGAATGATAATATCTAAATACACAGATGGAGTTATGTTTGTTGTAGGAGCAAATGAGACTGATATAAATTATACTAAAGAAGTTATTGATAATATGAGAAAGTCTGATATCAATATAATAGGTTCAATTTTAAATAAGTATGATATGGAAAATAATGCATATGGGTATTATGGATATTACTATCAACAAGATGATGGAAGAAGCGGTAGGGGAGCTAATAAAAAGAAAAAGAGAAAATTATTTAATAAAAAGAAAAAAATGGGATCAGTTAGATAG
- a CDS encoding metallophosphoesterase, which yields MKNIKKKHKILWVVILILLCIFTIIGLNNKMNKSFVIKEETLIYKKLPKSLEYYKILQLSDLHSKKFGTNNEKLIKSIKEINPDLILVTGDMFTVSDISIDMNEEELVPYQLLSKLATHYKIVYVSGNHEEGKDIIYNGDDYRCRNRSKNNSYNRYRNKLESLGVTFVENTSLQNYNDFINIYGVYFDSMEKDEYYQSINLDKTKFNIMLCHDPKYFDTFVNMGFDLVLSGHVHGGIIRIPLVGGLFSPDRTFFPKYDKGIYKINNSYMNVSTGLGDSILKRVLNPPEINVITLKNK from the coding sequence TTGAAAAATATAAAGAAAAAACATAAGATCCTTTGGGTCGTTATCCTTATATTATTATGTATTTTTACAATAATAGGTCTAAATAATAAAATGAATAAAAGCTTTGTTATAAAAGAAGAAACTTTAATATACAAAAAGCTGCCAAAATCACTTGAATACTATAAAATACTTCAACTTTCAGATTTACACAGCAAAAAATTTGGTACGAACAATGAAAAGTTAATAAAATCAATCAAAGAAATTAATCCCGATTTAATTCTAGTTACAGGAGACATGTTCACTGTATCAGATATTTCCATAGACATGAATGAAGAAGAGCTTGTTCCTTATCAACTGCTTTCTAAGTTAGCTACGCACTATAAAATAGTTTATGTTTCTGGAAATCACGAAGAAGGAAAAGATATAATCTACAATGGTGATGACTATAGATGTCGAAATCGTAGCAAAAACAACTCATATAATAGATATAGAAATAAACTCGAATCCCTAGGAGTAACATTTGTAGAAAATACCTCTTTGCAAAACTATAATGACTTCATAAATATTTACGGTGTGTATTTTGATTCTATGGAGAAAGATGAATACTATCAATCTATCAACTTGGACAAAACAAAATTCAATATAATGCTATGCCATGACCCTAAATACTTTGATACTTTTGTTAATATGGGATTTGATTTAGTACTTTCAGGTCATGTTCATGGTGGCATAATTAGAATACCTCTAGTAGGCGGACTTTTTAGCCCTGACAGAACTTTTTTCCCTAAATATGATAAGGGTATTTACAAAATAAATAACTCCTATATGAATGTTAGTACCGGACTTGGAGACTCCATACTCAAAAGGGTTCTCAATCCTCCTGAAATAAATGTTATTACTCTAAAGAACAAATAA